A genome region from Lysobacterales bacterium includes the following:
- a CDS encoding aspartate carbamoyltransferase catalytic subunit, which translates to MSPTAALRQLTDIDDLDRATAVALLDRAQALREVAGGRAPPLRSLADRTVVNLFFENSTRTRVSFALAARRLGAEVVDFHAHTSSAAKGETLLDTWRTLRAMGTDAFVVRHADDDAVASLAAAIGSAVPLVNAGSGKRAHPTQALLDALTIRQRLGEWSALTVTVVGDIRHSRVARSNLKLLRLLGVRRLRVAAPAALHAEDLEDPAVERYETLAPALEGADVVMALRVQRERMTEGGSPDPDSFHAQWGLTATRLALAAPHAIVMHPGPINRGVEIASDVADGPQSVILAQVGNGVAVRMAVLETLLAGVGTKDA; encoded by the coding sequence ATGAGCCCCACCGCTGCCCTGCGCCAACTGACCGACATCGACGACCTCGATCGCGCCACCGCCGTGGCCCTGCTCGACCGCGCGCAGGCGCTGCGCGAGGTCGCCGGCGGCCGCGCGCCGCCGCTCCGGTCCCTGGCAGACCGCACCGTGGTCAACCTGTTCTTCGAGAACTCCACGCGAACCCGCGTGTCGTTCGCCCTGGCCGCGCGCAGGCTGGGCGCCGAGGTCGTCGACTTCCACGCCCATACCTCGTCCGCCGCCAAGGGCGAGACGCTGCTGGACACCTGGCGCACTTTGCGCGCCATGGGCACGGACGCGTTCGTGGTGCGCCATGCCGACGATGACGCGGTGGCGTCGCTGGCCGCCGCGATCGGTTCGGCGGTTCCCCTGGTGAACGCCGGCAGCGGGAAACGGGCGCACCCGACCCAGGCCCTGCTCGACGCCCTGACCATCCGCCAGCGCCTGGGCGAGTGGTCGGCACTGACCGTGACCGTGGTCGGCGACATCCGGCATTCGCGGGTGGCCCGCTCCAACCTCAAGTTGCTTCGTCTGCTCGGAGTCCGCCGGCTGCGCGTCGCAGCCCCCGCCGCCCTGCATGCCGAGGACCTGGAAGACCCGGCGGTGGAACGCTACGAGACCCTTGCGCCGGCGCTGGAGGGCGCCGACGTGGTGATGGCGCTGCGCGTCCAGCGCGAGCGCATGACCGAGGGCGGCAGCCCGGACCCGGACAGCTTCCACGCCCAGTGGGGACTGACCGCGACGCGCCTGGCGCTGGCCGCGCCGCACGCCATCGTCATGCACCCCGGGCCGATCAACCGCGGTGTCGAGATCGCCTCGGACGTGGCGGATGGTCCGCAGTCCGTGATCCTGGCGCAGGTCGGCAACGGCGTCGCCGTGCGGATGGCGGTGCTTGAGACCTTGCTGGCCGGGGTGGGGACCAAAGATGCGTAG
- a CDS encoding YqgE/AlgH family protein, translated as MSNGPYLTGQLLVAMPAMADASFERGVTYLCQHDANGALGLVVNRTSGMRLGDILDELGLRDYPASTGDRPVLAGGPVHPERGFVLHCSGGREWDSSLEIGDGLVLTTSRDILAAVADDSLAGPWLFALGYAGWSAGQLEQELLANAWLTVPCRNDLLFELPLAERWQAAARQLGVDPGRLTGYAGHA; from the coding sequence ATGTCGAATGGACCCTACCTGACCGGGCAGCTGCTGGTGGCGATGCCGGCCATGGCGGATGCCAGCTTCGAACGGGGTGTCACCTACCTGTGCCAGCACGACGCCAACGGCGCGCTTGGCCTGGTGGTGAACCGGACCTCGGGGATGCGGCTGGGCGACATTCTCGACGAGCTGGGACTCAGGGATTACCCAGCCAGCACCGGCGACCGCCCTGTGCTGGCCGGCGGCCCGGTGCATCCAGAGCGCGGCTTCGTGCTGCATTGCAGCGGCGGGCGCGAATGGGATTCCAGCCTCGAAATCGGCGACGGCCTGGTGCTGACCACCTCGCGCGACATCCTGGCGGCGGTCGCCGACGACAGCCTGGCAGGACCCTGGTTGTTCGCCCTGGGCTACGCCGGCTGGTCGGCCGGCCAGCTCGAGCAGGAACTGCTCGCCAACGCCTGGCTCACCGTGCCCTGCCGCAACGACCTCCTGTTCGAACTGCCCCTGGCAGAACGCTGGCAGGCCGCTGCGCGACAGCTCGGCGTCGACCCCGGCCGGCTGACCGGCTATGCCGGCCACGCCTGA
- a CDS encoding energy transducer TonB translates to MTGGGDGSERLTLTVLFSGIVHAVVLLGVGFTAPRPPPATPTLDVMLVASSTQQAPDQADFLAQANQEGGGTLEEKARPSATASSPVNVPVEGTAELERRQSAPRVADQRPAPVVATRAVRTEQAPATRPNERIDLPLPEDDELQRLRLEQARLAAERAELDQRYARRPLRHFISAQTRADHYAAYMRAWVARVERVGNLNYPSEAREQQVHGNLILTVAIWRDGSVESIEIVQSSGHRILDEAARQIVRLSAPFNPLPDHPNPNRRADILHITRTWQFLPGDVLRHR, encoded by the coding sequence ATGACCGGCGGCGGCGACGGCAGCGAACGCCTGACACTGACCGTGCTGTTCAGCGGCATCGTCCATGCCGTGGTCCTGCTCGGCGTCGGTTTCACCGCGCCCAGGCCGCCGCCCGCGACGCCGACCCTGGACGTCATGCTGGTGGCCAGCTCCACGCAACAGGCGCCCGACCAGGCCGACTTCCTCGCGCAGGCCAACCAGGAGGGCGGCGGCACCCTCGAGGAAAAGGCCAGGCCCAGCGCCACCGCCAGCTCGCCGGTGAACGTCCCGGTGGAAGGCACCGCCGAGCTCGAGCGCCGGCAGAGCGCGCCGCGGGTCGCCGACCAGCGACCCGCGCCCGTGGTCGCGACGCGCGCCGTGCGCACCGAGCAAGCGCCGGCGACCCGGCCCAACGAGCGCATCGACCTGCCGCTGCCCGAGGACGATGAGCTGCAGCGCCTGCGCCTGGAGCAGGCCCGCCTCGCCGCCGAGCGCGCCGAACTCGACCAGCGCTACGCGCGCCGGCCGCTGCGCCACTTCATCTCCGCCCAGACCCGCGCCGACCACTATGCCGCCTACATGCGCGCCTGGGTGGCCAGGGTCGAGCGGGTCGGCAACCTGAACTATCCGAGCGAGGCGCGCGAACAGCAGGTGCATGGCAACCTGATTCTCACCGTCGCGATCTGGCGGGACGGCAGCGTCGAGAGCATCGAGATCGTCCAGTCCAGCGGCCACCGCATCCTCGACGAGGCGGCCAGGCAGATCGTCCGCCTGTCCGCGCCCTTCAATCCGCTTCCGGACCATCCCAACCCGAACCGCCGCGCGGACATCCTGCACATCACCCGGACCTGGCAGTTCCTTCCCGGCGATGTGCTCAGGCACCGCTGA
- the rimI gene encoding ribosomal protein S18-alanine N-acetyltransferase, translating into MVAARSALPVLRAMTESDVDAVMAIELAAYAFPWTPGIFADCLRAGYRAWLVERAGMVCAYGLLSAAAGEAHVLNVCVDPGQRRTGLARVLMARLLDDARTLGAQRVFLEVRPSNIGAVALYDALGFHLVSRRPNYYPAEHGREDALVMAMELLPPE; encoded by the coding sequence ATGGTTGCCGCCCGGTCCGCACTGCCCGTCCTCCGGGCCATGACCGAAAGCGACGTCGACGCGGTGATGGCGATCGAACTGGCCGCCTATGCCTTCCCCTGGACGCCGGGGATCTTCGCCGACTGCCTGCGCGCCGGCTACCGCGCCTGGCTTGTCGAGCGCGCCGGCATGGTGTGCGCCTACGGACTGCTGTCCGCAGCCGCCGGGGAGGCGCATGTGCTCAACGTCTGCGTCGATCCCGGCCAGCGCCGTACCGGCCTGGCGCGGGTGCTGATGGCCCGGTTGCTCGATGATGCCCGGACCCTGGGCGCGCAACGGGTGTTCCTGGAGGTGCGGCCCAGCAACATCGGCGCGGTGGCCCTGTACGACGCCCTGGGCTTCCACCTGGTCAGTCGCAGGCCGAACTACTACCCGGCCGAGCATGGACGCGAGGACGCGCTGGTGATGGCCATGGAGCTGCTGCCGCCCGAATGA
- the ruvX gene encoding Holliday junction resolvase RuvX encodes MTAHDIPETVLAFDVGTRRIGVAVGQRFTGDGRRLAVVDNPSHARALDLVAPLLKTWRPQALLVGRPLTLDGAEQPASALARGFARALRARFGLPVLEVDERNSSQEAARRFAVARSEGRLRRGAAELLDADAAAVLIQRFYDDPGAWLPAAPPHPNEYP; translated from the coding sequence ATGACTGCGCACGACATCCCCGAGACCGTGCTGGCCTTCGATGTCGGCACCCGACGGATCGGCGTCGCGGTGGGCCAGCGTTTCACGGGCGATGGCCGGCGCCTGGCGGTGGTCGACAACCCCTCGCATGCACGCGCCCTGGACCTGGTCGCGCCGTTGCTGAAGACCTGGCGTCCGCAGGCCCTGCTGGTCGGGCGGCCACTGACCCTGGACGGCGCCGAGCAGCCGGCCAGTGCGCTGGCGCGCGGCTTCGCCCGGGCGCTGCGCGCCCGCTTCGGCCTGCCGGTCCTGGAGGTCGACGAGCGCAACAGCTCGCAGGAGGCGGCCCGCCGCTTCGCGGTGGCGCGCAGCGAGGGCCGCCTGCGGCGTGGCGCCGCCGAACTGCTGGACGCCGACGCCGCGGCCGTCCTGATCCAACGTTTCTACGACGACCCAGGCGCCTGGCTGCCGGCCGCGCCGCCCCACCCGAACGAGTATCCATGA